Proteins from one Impatiens glandulifera chromosome 2, dImpGla2.1, whole genome shotgun sequence genomic window:
- the LOC124925601 gene encoding leucine-rich repeat receptor protein kinase HPCA1-like isoform X2, with the protein MGIREFYFLVLIFTQSLLVYVEAQTNNLDVSALKALQDAWMGTPPSWDGLDPCGNPPWEGIGCTNSRITSITLASMGISGRLTGDIASLTELRTLDLSNNKGLSGNIPPSIGNLKKLSILLMEGCSFSGEIPDTFGSLEQLVTLSLTSNDLTGPIPPSLGNLKMLHWLDVAENRLTGTIPVSTATSPGLDQLVNTKHFHFGGNQLSGTIPPTLFNSNMTLIHLLFENNQLTGSIPSTIGLLRNLEVLRLDRNRLSGTVPPNISNLLSVHEFYLSSNQLTGPIPNIEKLTSMISLDLSNNSFDTTSFPSWYSSLSSLMTLAMENTQLIGEVPAALFSIPRLQSVVLRNNKLNGTLDLGSGPSSQLQLVDLQNNSIGGYTERPDQRNLPIILVENPVCEGVDRSYCRPLQSNPSYSTPPNNCIPLTCSNDQVSSPNCQCAYPFTGNITLRAPSITGLGSSSLYSSLESSIMSNFTSYGLPVDSVSIRNPIRNTDNYLILQLGFFPLDTDRFNRTGVYMTAFALNNQTYKPPDIFGPYIFSGEQYNHFQGSGSSKSNTGIIIGAAVGGFVLVVLAILAGVYAFRQKKRAEKADKQNNPFALWNPDKSSGSIPQLKGTKPFTFEEMRKYSNNFSEVNDIGTGGYGKVYRGTLPDGKMIAIKRAMKGSMQGAIEFKSEIELLSRVHHKNVVSLVGFCFDQSEQMLVYEYIPNGTLKDSLSGQSGFRLDWARRLRIALGSARGLQYLHELADPPIIHRDIKSNNILLDDRLNAKVADFGLSKAIGNPDQTHITTQVKGTMGYMDPEYYMTNQLTDKSDVYSFGVTLLELVTAKQPIEKGKYIVREVRERMDKTKVLYNIQEVIDPFLLGTALDGFEKFVDVALRCVMETGADRPTMGQVVKEIENIMQLAGLNPDVESTATSANYEWTSQGFNHPYNDESLFMYSGAFPRSSLEP; encoded by the exons ATGGGTATTAGGGAGTTTTACTTCCTGGTTTTAATCTTTACGCAATCACTGCTGGTATATGTTGAAGCACAAACAAATAATCTGGATG TAAGTGCCTTAAAGGCTCTACAGGATGCGTGGATGGGCACCCCCCCTAGTTGGGATGGGTTAGATCCATGTGGAAATCCTCCTTGGGAAGGAATTGGCTGCACAAATTCACGTATTACATCTAT AACGTTAGCGAGTATGGGCATAAGTGGTCGACTTACTGGGGATATTGCATCGCTGACTGAATTAAGAACACT GGATCTTTCTAATAACAAGGGCTTGTCGGGGAATATTCCTCCATCAATTGGAAACTTGAAGAAGTTGTCAATCTT ACTTATGGAGGGATGTAGTTTCTCTGGTGAAATTCCAGACACCTTTGGATCATTGGAACAACTCGTTACTCT GTCTCTGACTTCAAACGATCTAACTGGACCGATTCCTCCATCGCTTGGTAACTTGAAGATGCTTCATTGGCTAGATGTTGCTGAAAATAGGCTCACTGGAACTATCCCAGTCTCTACTGCAACTTCTCCCGGTCTTGATCAATTGGTTAACACAAAACactt CCATTTTGGAGGGAATCAACTCAGCGGCACAATCCCACCTACACTTTTCAATTCAAACATGACTTTGATACATCT ACTCTTTGAAAACAACCAACTCACAGGAAGCATTCCTTCTACAATAGGACTTCTGAGAAACTTGGAAGTGCT CCGTCTTGATAGGAACAGATTAAGTGGAACTGTGCCACCAAACATCAGCAATCTCCTTTCTGTCCATGAATT CTACTTGTCCAGCAATCAGCTGACTGGACCCATTCCTAATATTGAAAAATTGACTTCCATGATTTCCTT gGATTTGAGTAATAACTCTTTCGACACGACAAGTTTCCCTTCTTGGTATTCAAGTTTATCATCTTTGATGACTCT GGCAATGGAAAACACACAACTTATTGGTGAAGTTCCTGCAGCACTTTTCAGCATTCCTCGGCTGCAATCTGT TGTACTAAGAAACAACAAGCTGAACGGGACTTTGGATTTGGGTTCAGGCCCCAGCAGCCAATTGCAGCTTGTGGATTTGCAGAATAACAGCATTGGTGGATATACAGAGAGACCTGATCAGAGAAATTTGCCGAttat ACTTGTTGAAAATCCCGTATGTGAAGGAGTTGACAGATCATATTGCAGGCCTTTACAGTCTAATCCTTCTTATTCAACGCCGCCGAATAATTGTATTCCTTTAACTTGTTCAAATGATCAAGTTTCAAGTCCGAACTGTCAATGTGCATACCCATTCACAGGCAACATAACTCTCAGAGCTCCTTCCATCACGGGTCTTGGAAGCTCATCTCTCTATTCATCACTAGAGAGCTCAATCATGAGTAATTTCACTTCCTACGGCCTTCCTGTGGATTCAGTTTCTATAAGAAATCCAATCAGAAATACAGATAACTACTTGATACTTCAACTGGGATTTTTTCCATTGGACACGGATCGATTCAATCGAACTGGAGTTTATATGACTGCATTTGCTCTGAACAACCAAACATATAAGCCACCGGACATTTTTGGACCTTACATCTTCAGTGGTGAACAATATAATCACTTTCAAG GTTCTGGATCTAGCAAGTCAAATACTGGTATTATAATTGGAGCAGCTGTTGGTGGGTTTGTTCTTGTGGTGTTGGCTATCCTTGCAGGAGTCTATGCATTCCGTCAAAAGAAAAGAGCCGAAAAGGCTGACAAACAGAACAATCCTTTCG CTTTGTGGAACCCAGACAAAAGTAGCGGTAGCATTCCTCAGTTGAAAGGAACCAAGCCCTTCACATTTGAAGAGATGAGGAAATATTCGAATAATTTCTCAGAGGTCAATGATATTGGAACTGGCGGTTATGGGAAG gtttatAGAGGAACTCTTCCAGATGGAAAAATGATTGCAATTAAAAGAGCAATGAAAGGATCCATGCAGGGAGCAATTGAGTTCAAAAGTGAGATTGAGCTTTTATCAAGAGTCCACCACAAGAATGTTGTCAGCCTAGTCGGTTTCTGTTTCGATCAAAGCGAGCAAATGTTGGTTTATGAGTATATCCCAAATGGTACTCTAAAAGACAGCCTTTCAG GACAATCGGGATTCAGATTGGATTGGGCAAGAAGGCTTCGGATAGCTCTCGGGTCAGCTAGAGGATTACAATATTTACATGAACTTGCTGATCCTCCAATCATACATAGAGATATTAAGTCGAATAATATTTTACTAGATGATCGCTTAAATGCTAAGGTTGCAGATTTCGGTCTCTCCAAGGCTATTGGAAACCCTGACCAAACACATATCACTACTCAAGTAAAAGGCACTATG GGATACATGGACCCAGAATACTACATGACAAATCAATTGACTGATAAAAGCGATGTTTACAGCTTTGGAGTAACATTGTTGGAGCTGGTCACTGCAAAACAACCTATAGAGAAAGGCAAATACATAGTAAGAGAAGTGAGGGAAAGAATGGACAAGACTAAAGTTCTTTACAACATTCAAGAAGTTATTGATCCCTTTCTTTTGGGCACAGCTCTGGACGGTTTTGAGAAGTTTGTTGACGTTGCATTGAGATGTGTTATGGAGACTGGAGCCGATAGGCCAACGATGGGGCAAGTGGTGAAAGAAATCGAGAACATAATGCAATTGGCTGGCTTAAATCCAGATGTAGAGTCCACAGCCACGTCGGCAAACTACGAATGGACTAGCCAAGGATTTAACCATCCTTACAATGATGAAAGCCTGTTTATGTATAGTGGGGCGTTCCCTCGTTCGTCATTGGAACCGTAG
- the LOC124925601 gene encoding leucine-rich repeat receptor protein kinase HPCA1-like isoform X1 — MGIREFYFLVLIFTQSLLVYVEAQTNNLDVSALKALQDAWMGTPPSWDGLDPCGNPPWEGIGCTNSRITSITLASMGISGRLTGDIASLTELRTLDLSNNKGLSGNIPPSIGNLKKLSILLMEGCSFSGEIPDTFGSLEQLVTLSLTSNDLTGPIPPSLGNLKMLHWLDVAENRLTGTIPVSTATSPGLDQLVNTKHFHFGGNQLSGTIPPTLFNSNMTLIHLLFENNQLTGSIPSTIGLLRNLEVLRLDRNRLSGTVPPNISNLLSVHEFYLSSNQLTGPIPNIEKLTSMISLDLSNNSFDTTSFPSWYSSLSSLMTLAMENTQLIGEVPAALFSIPRLQSVVLRNNKLNGTLDLGSGPSSQLQLVDLQNNSIGGYTERPDQRNLPIILVENPVCEGVDRSYCRPLQSNPSYSTPPNNCIPLTCSNDQVSSPNCQCAYPFTGNITLRAPSITGLGSSSLYSSLESSIMSNFTSYGLPVDSVSIRNPIRNTDNYLILQLGFFPLDTDRFNRTGVYMTAFALNNQTYKPPDIFGPYIFSGEQYNHFQGAGSGSSKSNTGIIIGAAVGGFVLVVLAILAGVYAFRQKKRAEKADKQNNPFALWNPDKSSGSIPQLKGTKPFTFEEMRKYSNNFSEVNDIGTGGYGKVYRGTLPDGKMIAIKRAMKGSMQGAIEFKSEIELLSRVHHKNVVSLVGFCFDQSEQMLVYEYIPNGTLKDSLSGQSGFRLDWARRLRIALGSARGLQYLHELADPPIIHRDIKSNNILLDDRLNAKVADFGLSKAIGNPDQTHITTQVKGTMGYMDPEYYMTNQLTDKSDVYSFGVTLLELVTAKQPIEKGKYIVREVRERMDKTKVLYNIQEVIDPFLLGTALDGFEKFVDVALRCVMETGADRPTMGQVVKEIENIMQLAGLNPDVESTATSANYEWTSQGFNHPYNDESLFMYSGAFPRSSLEP; from the exons ATGGGTATTAGGGAGTTTTACTTCCTGGTTTTAATCTTTACGCAATCACTGCTGGTATATGTTGAAGCACAAACAAATAATCTGGATG TAAGTGCCTTAAAGGCTCTACAGGATGCGTGGATGGGCACCCCCCCTAGTTGGGATGGGTTAGATCCATGTGGAAATCCTCCTTGGGAAGGAATTGGCTGCACAAATTCACGTATTACATCTAT AACGTTAGCGAGTATGGGCATAAGTGGTCGACTTACTGGGGATATTGCATCGCTGACTGAATTAAGAACACT GGATCTTTCTAATAACAAGGGCTTGTCGGGGAATATTCCTCCATCAATTGGAAACTTGAAGAAGTTGTCAATCTT ACTTATGGAGGGATGTAGTTTCTCTGGTGAAATTCCAGACACCTTTGGATCATTGGAACAACTCGTTACTCT GTCTCTGACTTCAAACGATCTAACTGGACCGATTCCTCCATCGCTTGGTAACTTGAAGATGCTTCATTGGCTAGATGTTGCTGAAAATAGGCTCACTGGAACTATCCCAGTCTCTACTGCAACTTCTCCCGGTCTTGATCAATTGGTTAACACAAAACactt CCATTTTGGAGGGAATCAACTCAGCGGCACAATCCCACCTACACTTTTCAATTCAAACATGACTTTGATACATCT ACTCTTTGAAAACAACCAACTCACAGGAAGCATTCCTTCTACAATAGGACTTCTGAGAAACTTGGAAGTGCT CCGTCTTGATAGGAACAGATTAAGTGGAACTGTGCCACCAAACATCAGCAATCTCCTTTCTGTCCATGAATT CTACTTGTCCAGCAATCAGCTGACTGGACCCATTCCTAATATTGAAAAATTGACTTCCATGATTTCCTT gGATTTGAGTAATAACTCTTTCGACACGACAAGTTTCCCTTCTTGGTATTCAAGTTTATCATCTTTGATGACTCT GGCAATGGAAAACACACAACTTATTGGTGAAGTTCCTGCAGCACTTTTCAGCATTCCTCGGCTGCAATCTGT TGTACTAAGAAACAACAAGCTGAACGGGACTTTGGATTTGGGTTCAGGCCCCAGCAGCCAATTGCAGCTTGTGGATTTGCAGAATAACAGCATTGGTGGATATACAGAGAGACCTGATCAGAGAAATTTGCCGAttat ACTTGTTGAAAATCCCGTATGTGAAGGAGTTGACAGATCATATTGCAGGCCTTTACAGTCTAATCCTTCTTATTCAACGCCGCCGAATAATTGTATTCCTTTAACTTGTTCAAATGATCAAGTTTCAAGTCCGAACTGTCAATGTGCATACCCATTCACAGGCAACATAACTCTCAGAGCTCCTTCCATCACGGGTCTTGGAAGCTCATCTCTCTATTCATCACTAGAGAGCTCAATCATGAGTAATTTCACTTCCTACGGCCTTCCTGTGGATTCAGTTTCTATAAGAAATCCAATCAGAAATACAGATAACTACTTGATACTTCAACTGGGATTTTTTCCATTGGACACGGATCGATTCAATCGAACTGGAGTTTATATGACTGCATTTGCTCTGAACAACCAAACATATAAGCCACCGGACATTTTTGGACCTTACATCTTCAGTGGTGAACAATATAATCACTTTCAAG GTGCAGGTTCTGGATCTAGCAAGTCAAATACTGGTATTATAATTGGAGCAGCTGTTGGTGGGTTTGTTCTTGTGGTGTTGGCTATCCTTGCAGGAGTCTATGCATTCCGTCAAAAGAAAAGAGCCGAAAAGGCTGACAAACAGAACAATCCTTTCG CTTTGTGGAACCCAGACAAAAGTAGCGGTAGCATTCCTCAGTTGAAAGGAACCAAGCCCTTCACATTTGAAGAGATGAGGAAATATTCGAATAATTTCTCAGAGGTCAATGATATTGGAACTGGCGGTTATGGGAAG gtttatAGAGGAACTCTTCCAGATGGAAAAATGATTGCAATTAAAAGAGCAATGAAAGGATCCATGCAGGGAGCAATTGAGTTCAAAAGTGAGATTGAGCTTTTATCAAGAGTCCACCACAAGAATGTTGTCAGCCTAGTCGGTTTCTGTTTCGATCAAAGCGAGCAAATGTTGGTTTATGAGTATATCCCAAATGGTACTCTAAAAGACAGCCTTTCAG GACAATCGGGATTCAGATTGGATTGGGCAAGAAGGCTTCGGATAGCTCTCGGGTCAGCTAGAGGATTACAATATTTACATGAACTTGCTGATCCTCCAATCATACATAGAGATATTAAGTCGAATAATATTTTACTAGATGATCGCTTAAATGCTAAGGTTGCAGATTTCGGTCTCTCCAAGGCTATTGGAAACCCTGACCAAACACATATCACTACTCAAGTAAAAGGCACTATG GGATACATGGACCCAGAATACTACATGACAAATCAATTGACTGATAAAAGCGATGTTTACAGCTTTGGAGTAACATTGTTGGAGCTGGTCACTGCAAAACAACCTATAGAGAAAGGCAAATACATAGTAAGAGAAGTGAGGGAAAGAATGGACAAGACTAAAGTTCTTTACAACATTCAAGAAGTTATTGATCCCTTTCTTTTGGGCACAGCTCTGGACGGTTTTGAGAAGTTTGTTGACGTTGCATTGAGATGTGTTATGGAGACTGGAGCCGATAGGCCAACGATGGGGCAAGTGGTGAAAGAAATCGAGAACATAATGCAATTGGCTGGCTTAAATCCAGATGTAGAGTCCACAGCCACGTCGGCAAACTACGAATGGACTAGCCAAGGATTTAACCATCCTTACAATGATGAAAGCCTGTTTATGTATAGTGGGGCGTTCCCTCGTTCGTCATTGGAACCGTAG